TGCTACCAACCGCATTGATGCATTAGATCCTGCCTTACTTCGACCTGGAAGATTTGATTATATCGTAGACTTTCCAATCCCTGATTTTGAACAAAGGTTAAAAATTTTTGAAGTGCATCTAAAAAATAAACCCTTGGCCAGGGATGTCAACTTACATTTACTGGCTGAGATGACACAAGGAATGGTCGGTTCAGATATAGATGGTATCTGCAAAAAGGCCTCTTATCTGGCTATCGGCGACTATATTGCCGGGGGATATGCCTTGCACGAAGAAGCAATGGAGGCAAACCTTATTTTACGAAAAGAACATTTTGATAAAGCCATCCATGAGGTGAATTTAACGAAATCCATTAAGGCAGCCTGCTAGCATAGGGCTTAAATTAAGGTTGACATAAACAAAAATACTCTTTTAAGGAGGTGGTTAATAAAGCCACAATCTTAGAAGCTTAAAATTTAAGCTAAATGTACATTAAGAAAGGAGGATTTAAAACAGCATGACAGATGTTGACAAATTGTTTGAAGAGCCTGGGTTAAAGCAAGTTACCACCTGGGCAAGAGGTGTCTATGAAAACAAGGACGCCCGTGACGTAGTTGTCGCTCTGACGGAGGCTGCTAGAAAAGAAGGCAAGTATGTTCAAGCATTCGAAAACTATGTAGATTTACCTGACCGCATTTATGTACCGGTGAGGGCTTATGCCAGAATTAGTACGGACCCCATTGAAAGCAAGTACGTTTATGAAAATGATGCTCCCAACCTGGTAGTCTTGACTGAGGAAACTTTAGTTAAAGGTAACCCTATTCTCGAGGGCATGAAGCCAGGTGGTGTTTTGGTAGTAAATACCAAGAGAAGTCCTCAAGAAATTGCTAAATTTATCAAGGACTTTGGCAACTGCGAAACAATTGCCACTGTTGATGCCTCTTCCTTAGCAACCAACATTATTACGCTGTCCGGCGCCGAGGGTGCCACCGACGCTTCCGGTATCGGTGCAGGACTAGGAGCTGCTCTGGCTGGCGCCGCTGTAAAAGCCAGCGGTATCGTTGATTTCAACAATCTTTTGGAAGTTGTTAAAAACAAAGCAGCTTGCCAAGCCGGCTACAATAATGTGGTTATAGCTTCTGTAGCTTCATTGAAAGCTTCTGCGTAATTAAAGCGAGATAAAATAGAGGAGGTGCCAAGAGAATGTCTGCTAAGCATTTTACTGTTGCCGATGTACCATTTGCCGGAACTGTACCCTCACCTAAAACCGAAAATGAAGGGATGATAACCGGCCACTGGCGCGTAAGACGGCCGATCATCGACAGGGATAAGTGCACCGAGTGCTTAACCTGTTGGATTAGCTGCCCCGACGCTTGTATTGCACAAACTGACGACGGTCTGGTCTGGAATTTTAAATACTGTAAGGGATGTGGCCTGTGTACAGAAAATTGTCCCGTAGGGGCAATCACAAACGTTCCAGAACTGGAATTTAATGATTAACAGTATAATGGGGAGGTGAATTTCATGGGTATTAAAAAACGTATTTCAGGTTGTGTAGCAGTTGCAAATGCTGTGAAATTGGCAGATGTGGATGTTATTTGTTCCTATCCGATTCGTCCGTACACCGGTATTATGTCCGAGTTGGCCAGAATGGTTGCTGACGGAGAGTTGGATGCAGAGTTTATCCATGGTGAAGGCGAACATGCTCAGCTGTCCGTAGTTTATGGGGCGTCTGCTGCCGGAGCCAGGGCGTTTACTGGTAGTTCAGGCGTGGGTGTAACCTACGCGATGGAAGTTTATTCTCCGATTTCCGGTGAAAGGTTACCGTTGCAAATGGCTATTGCTGACAGGACTCTGGATCCCCCGGGAGATTTTGGTTCTGAGCATACTGATGCTTTGCAGTGCCGCGACCAGTGCTGGATCCAGGGCTGGGCTTCCACGCCGCAAGAAGCACTTGACAACACTTTAATGTTTTACCGCATCGGTGAAGATCCGAGGGTATTGCTTCCGCAATACGCCTGTCAAGACGGTTACTATGTGTCCCACATTTTAGGAGAGGTTGATATTCCCGACGCAGCTCAAGTTAAAGAATTTTTGCCTCCGTACAAAAACCACCATGTATTAGATCCAAGGAACCCACAAATTATTGGTCCGCAAATTGAGCCTGCAATGGGGCCTCCCCTGCAGTACCAGCGTGTTCTGGCTATGAGAGAAGCCAAAAAAGTAATTCCGGAAGTAGTAGCCCAGTACAATGAAATCTTCGGTCGTAACTACCATCCTTGGTTTGAAGCTTATAACACCGAGGGAGCTGATGTTGTAATCTTTATGCAAGGAGCTCATGCTGAAACAGCCAAGACAGTGGCTAAGCGTATGAGCAACCTGGGAGATAAGGTTGGTGTGGTAAGACTACGGACTTTCAGACCATTCCCGACTGAAGAAATTCGCGAATTCCTATCTCAGTTCAAAGTTGTCGGTGTAGTTGATAACTCCGTTAACTTTGGTATTGCCGGTGGCAGCGGCGTGCTGCTGACTGAGGCAAGAACTGCTCTCTATGATTTGGGCGACAAAGTTAAGACAGTAGGTTTTGTTGGCGGTCTTGGCGGAGAAGTTATTACACACCAAGAATTCTACCGCATATTCAATAAGCTGTTAGAAATTGCCAAAACAGGCAAAGTAGAACAGTCTGCTTACTGGATTCCATTTGAACTATAGACCAACCTTGCGAAAGGAGGGAATATTGATGTTAGAAGAAATTAAATCTTTGAAAAAGGCTCCTAAGGAAGAATATTATGTTCCTGGTCACAGAACCTGTGCTGGGTGTGGCCCTGCGCTGAGTTACAGATTGGTTGCGAAAGCAGCCGGTCCGAATACAATTTTTATAGGTCCAACTGGTTGTATGTACGTTGCTAATACCAGTTATGGCTGTGGTCCCTGGGCTGTTCCCTGGATCCATGCTCAAATCACCAACGGTGGAGCTGTTGCATCCGGTATCGAAGCTGCTTATAAAGCCATGATCCGTAAGAAAAAGTATGACGGTGAGTTCCCTGGCATTATCGTAATGGCCGGTGACGGCGGTGCCGCTGATATCGGTATTCAAGCATTGTCAGCTGCTTTCTACCGTGGTCATAACATCCTTTTCATTTGTTATGACAACGAATCCTATGCCAATACCGGTATTCAGACTTCGCCGACTACTCCTTACGGTGCTTGGACAACATTTACTCCTGCCGGACCGGAAATTCCGGAAGGAAAGAAATTGTTCCCGAAAGACCTTCCGAAGATAATGGCCCATGGACATCCGGAATTAAAATACCTGGCCACAGCCTCAGTTTCTTACCCTGTTGACTTGATGAACAAAGTAAGAAAAGGCTTAAATGCTGACGGACCTGCTTTCTTATACATCCATGCTCCATGTCCGAAAGGTTGGTCCTTCCCGGCTGAGCAAACCGTTAAAATGGGCAAATTAGCG
This region of Zhaonella formicivorans genomic DNA includes:
- a CDS encoding oxalate oxidoreductase subunit delta — its product is MTDVDKLFEEPGLKQVTTWARGVYENKDARDVVVALTEAARKEGKYVQAFENYVDLPDRIYVPVRAYARISTDPIESKYVYENDAPNLVVLTEETLVKGNPILEGMKPGGVLVVNTKRSPQEIAKFIKDFGNCETIATVDASSLATNIITLSGAEGATDASGIGAGLGAALAGAAVKASGIVDFNNLLEVVKNKAACQAGYNNVVIASVASLKASA
- a CDS encoding 4Fe-4S binding protein, with the protein product MSAKHFTVADVPFAGTVPSPKTENEGMITGHWRVRRPIIDRDKCTECLTCWISCPDACIAQTDDGLVWNFKYCKGCGLCTENCPVGAITNVPELEFND
- a CDS encoding oxalate oxidoreductase subunit beta, translated to MLEEIKSLKKAPKEEYYVPGHRTCAGCGPALSYRLVAKAAGPNTIFIGPTGCMYVANTSYGCGPWAVPWIHAQITNGGAVASGIEAAYKAMIRKKKYDGEFPGIIVMAGDGGAADIGIQALSAAFYRGHNILFICYDNESYANTGIQTSPTTPYGAWTTFTPAGPEIPEGKKLFPKDLPKIMAHGHPELKYLATASVSYPVDLMNKVRKGLNADGPAFLYIHAPCPKGWSFPAEQTVKMGKLAVETGMYQLYEFDRATGEYKLSVKLEKRKPVSEYLKLQKRFAHLQPEHIEKMQAFVDARCAEVGIKAAPVPPMAE
- a CDS encoding oxalate oxidoreductase subunit alpha, which translates into the protein MGIKKRISGCVAVANAVKLADVDVICSYPIRPYTGIMSELARMVADGELDAEFIHGEGEHAQLSVVYGASAAGARAFTGSSGVGVTYAMEVYSPISGERLPLQMAIADRTLDPPGDFGSEHTDALQCRDQCWIQGWASTPQEALDNTLMFYRIGEDPRVLLPQYACQDGYYVSHILGEVDIPDAAQVKEFLPPYKNHHVLDPRNPQIIGPQIEPAMGPPLQYQRVLAMREAKKVIPEVVAQYNEIFGRNYHPWFEAYNTEGADVVIFMQGAHAETAKTVAKRMSNLGDKVGVVRLRTFRPFPTEEIREFLSQFKVVGVVDNSVNFGIAGGSGVLLTEARTALYDLGDKVKTVGFVGGLGGEVITHQEFYRIFNKLLEIAKTGKVEQSAYWIPFEL